A stretch of the Lolium perenne isolate Kyuss_39 chromosome 3, Kyuss_2.0, whole genome shotgun sequence genome encodes the following:
- the LOC127339847 gene encoding uncharacterized protein has translation MNFPLPTNNEAEYEALLHGMRMAKACGATRLEIYGDSNLVVQQSMNLCDAVNNNMIAYRQLYQNMEAKFEGCELKHIGRVSNEEADALENIGSMCSPIPDGVFYEVIAQLSIKEKALAPPKLLADDSEARLQQTAEGSPSQLTEHVLLLEPLWTKPFLAYLIDQRLPEDPVEARRIVRRSKAFTIVNGELYKHSISGIFQRCIAIDDGKALLREIHEGTCGHHAGCRALVAEAFRVGFYWPTAASDARDLVWKCDPCQRFAPKPHAPTTDLMTIPLAWPFAQWGLDQVGPLPRSSPGGHTYLLVAVNKFTKWIEAVPIKNQKAETAVQFFKGITCRFGMPHSIVTDNGSNFDSKKFWKFCDDGGIRLKFASVAHSQTNGQVERINGLI, from the coding sequence ATGAACTTCCCCCTGCCgacaaataatgaagcagaatatgaggcactaTTGCATGGAATGAGGATGGCAAAAGCATGTGGAGCAACACGCCTGGAAATTTACGGAGATTCGAatctggtggtgcagcagtcgatgaatttaTGCGACGCAGTCAACAATAATATGATTGCCTACCGTCAATTATACCagaatatggaagccaaatttgaaggGTGCGAACTCAAACACATCGGCAGAGTCAGCAATGAGGAAGCAGATGCCCTGGAAAACATTGGATCCATGTGCTCCCCTATTCCAGACGGAGTATTTTACGAAGTTATTGCTCAGCTATCGATCAAGGAGAAAGCATTGGCACCTCCAAAATTATTGGCTGACGATTCAGAAGCAAGACTGCAGCAAACTGCCGAAGGATCTCCATCACAATTGACAGAGCATGTCCTCCTCCTCGAACCACTGTGGACCAAGCCTTTCTTAGCATACCTAATAGATCAGCGATTACCAGAAGATCCAGTGGAAGCCAGGCGAATTGTGAGACGATCAAAAGCCTTCACCATAGTAAACGGAGAACTCTACAAGCATAGTATCTCTGGTATCTTTCAAAGGTGCATTGCCATCGACGATGGAAAGGCTCTGCtgcgcgagatacatgaaggaacttGTGGTCACCATGCAGGCTGTAGGGCCCTTGTGGCAGAAGCTTTTAGAGTAGGATTTTACTGGCCGACGGCAGCTTCGGATGCTCGAGACCTGGTATGGAAGTGCGACCCTTGTCAGCGTTTTGCACCAAAACCGCACGCTCCTACAACAGATCTGATGACCATACCTCTCGCTTGGCCCTTCGCGCAATGGGGACTtgaccaagttggaccactgccaaGATCATCGCCTGGGGGTCATACGTATCTACTGGTTGCAGTCAACAAGTTTACCAAATGGATCGAGGCCGTACCTATCAAAAATCAAAAAGCCGAAACCGCCGTCCAGTTCTTCAAGGGAATAACTTGTCGCTTCGGCATGCCTCACAGCATCGTTACAGACAATGGAAGTAACTTTGACTCCAAAAAGTTCTGGAAATTTTGCGACGACGGTGGTATCAGACTAAAATTTGCCTCAGTGGCACattctcaaaccaatggtcaagtcgaaaggATCAATGGCCTAATATGA